Proteins encoded in a region of the Pseudomonas viciae genome:
- the cobA gene encoding uroporphyrinogen-III C-methyltransferase — MNAKVWLVGAGPGDPELLTLKAVRALREADVVLIDDLVNAAVLEHCPAARIIAVGKRGGCRSTPQAFIHRLMLRYARQGKCVVRLKGGDPCIFGRGGEEAQWLREHGVEVELVNGITAGLAGATQCDIPLTLRGIARGVTLVTAHTQDGSSLNWQALAQSGTTLVVYMGVAKLSEIREQLLAGGLAANTPVAMIENASLPHQRDCRSDLASMEADAGAFQLKSPAILVIGAVAGAAERAGSQPAWVQASAL, encoded by the coding sequence ATGAACGCAAAAGTCTGGCTGGTGGGTGCGGGTCCTGGCGACCCTGAATTACTGACCCTCAAAGCCGTGCGCGCCCTGCGCGAGGCCGACGTGGTGCTGATCGACGACCTGGTCAACGCTGCCGTGCTGGAGCATTGCCCCGCTGCGCGCATCATTGCCGTGGGCAAGCGCGGCGGATGCCGCTCTACACCCCAGGCCTTCATCCATCGCCTGATGCTGCGTTATGCCCGCCAGGGCAAATGCGTGGTGCGTCTCAAGGGCGGCGACCCGTGCATCTTCGGCCGCGGCGGTGAAGAGGCGCAGTGGCTGCGCGAGCATGGTGTCGAGGTGGAGCTGGTCAATGGCATCACCGCCGGGCTTGCAGGGGCTACCCAGTGCGATATTCCACTGACCCTGCGCGGGATTGCCCGTGGTGTGACGCTGGTGACAGCCCACACCCAGGACGGTAGCAGCTTGAACTGGCAAGCCTTGGCCCAAAGCGGCACAACGCTGGTGGTGTACATGGGCGTGGCGAAGCTCAGCGAAATCCGCGAACAACTGCTGGCCGGCGGCCTGGCGGCGAACACGCCGGTGGCTATGATCGAAAACGCTTCCCTGCCCCATCAGCGTGACTGCCGCAGCGACCTGGCCTCGATGGAGGCCGATGCAGGCGCATTTCAACTCAAGAGCCCGGCGATTCTGGTCATTGGTGCGGTGGCAGGCGCTGCCGAACGTGCGGGGTCGCAGCCGGCGTGGGTCCAGGCTTCGGCGTTGTAA
- a CDS encoding nitrate reductase, whose amino-acid sequence MSQTTASTCCYCGVGCGVLIEHDDERILGVSGDPAHPANFGKLCSKGSTLHLTGDLAARALYPELRLGKGLARARSDWDSALDHAASVFAETIAEHGPDSVAFYISGQLLTEDYYAFNKLARALVGTNNIDSNSRLCMSSAVVGYKRSLGADAPPCSYEDLELSDCVMIVGSNMAYAHPILFRRLEEAKSRRPQMKIIVIDPRRTDTCDLADLHLAILPGTDVALFHGILHLLLWEDWVDRDFIKAHTEGLADLKNLVRDYTPAMVAQLCGISVEQLHQCAEWVGTSPSFLSLWCMGLNQSTAGSAKNSALINLHLATGQIGRPGAGPFSLTGQPNAMGGRETGSLSNLLPGHREAANPEHRAEIARYWGVEQLPATTGLSAIELFEQVRSGKIKALWIACTNPAQSMPDQTAVREALQACPFVVLQEAFRTTETAAFADLLLPAASWGEKEGSVTNSERRISHVRRAINAPGEARADWAITVDFAQRLEKRLRPGQPSLFAFDNPAQLFDEYKQLTRGRDLDLSGISHALIDQLGPQQWPFPEGATVGTARLYVDGIFPTDSGRARFLAEPYRPAKELRDARYPLTLNTGRLRDQWHGMSRTGTAAQLFGHVNEAVLSLHPDELLRHRLQAGDLVSLKSRRGAVIVAVDSDESIRPGQAFLPMHWGDRFLKGGVNTLTQPAFDPLSKQPELKHSGVRLEPVNLPWQLFALIEGDVQQHLEALRPLCEAFSYVSLSLTGRERPALLIRAAGAIAPEAQLLQAIDEQLGLIDGPVLAYDDPRRAIGKRVRIENGRITAIRLAGETLARHWLQNLWLEGRADEQLRRWLLAPLSAPPGNVGAALGGSKTLCNCMNVSQRAICAGIERGLDLQGLKQELGCGTQCGSCVPEIKRLLVATAQPLAAIS is encoded by the coding sequence ATGAGCCAGACCACTGCTTCGACTTGCTGTTATTGCGGGGTCGGTTGCGGCGTTTTGATCGAGCATGACGACGAGCGCATCCTCGGCGTCAGTGGCGATCCCGCCCATCCGGCCAACTTTGGCAAACTGTGCAGCAAGGGCTCGACACTGCACCTGACCGGTGACCTCGCCGCACGCGCTCTTTACCCGGAATTGCGCCTGGGCAAGGGCCTGGCCCGGGCCCGCAGCGACTGGGACAGCGCCCTGGATCACGCCGCCAGTGTCTTCGCCGAGACCATCGCCGAGCACGGCCCCGACAGCGTGGCGTTCTACATCTCCGGTCAACTGCTGACCGAGGACTACTACGCCTTCAACAAACTCGCCCGGGCGCTGGTGGGCACCAACAACATCGACAGTAATTCGCGCCTGTGCATGTCCTCCGCCGTGGTGGGCTATAAGCGCAGCCTCGGCGCCGATGCCCCACCCTGCAGCTATGAAGACCTCGAACTGAGCGACTGCGTGATGATCGTCGGCAGTAACATGGCCTACGCTCATCCGATCCTGTTTCGCCGCCTCGAAGAAGCCAAATCCCGCCGGCCGCAGATGAAAATCATCGTCATCGACCCCCGGCGCACCGACACCTGCGACCTGGCGGACCTGCACCTGGCGATCCTGCCGGGCACCGATGTCGCCCTGTTCCATGGGATTTTGCACCTGTTGTTGTGGGAAGACTGGGTCGACCGCGACTTCATCAAGGCCCACACAGAAGGCCTGGCGGACCTGAAGAACCTGGTGCGCGACTACACCCCGGCGATGGTCGCCCAGTTGTGCGGCATCAGCGTCGAACAACTGCACCAGTGCGCCGAATGGGTCGGCACCTCGCCGAGTTTCCTGTCGCTGTGGTGCATGGGCTTGAACCAGTCCACCGCCGGCAGCGCCAAGAACAGCGCGTTGATCAACCTGCACTTGGCCACCGGGCAAATCGGTCGTCCGGGTGCTGGCCCGTTCTCGCTGACCGGCCAACCCAATGCCATGGGCGGGCGGGAAACCGGCAGCCTGTCGAACCTGCTGCCGGGCCATCGTGAAGCCGCCAACCCGGAGCATCGCGCCGAAATCGCCCGCTACTGGGGCGTCGAGCAGTTGCCCGCCACCACCGGTTTGAGCGCCATCGAGCTGTTCGAGCAGGTTCGCAGCGGCAAGATCAAGGCCTTGTGGATCGCTTGCACCAACCCGGCCCAATCGATGCCAGACCAGACGGCGGTACGTGAAGCGCTGCAAGCCTGCCCGTTTGTGGTGTTGCAGGAAGCCTTCCGGACCACCGAGACCGCCGCATTTGCCGACCTGCTGCTACCCGCGGCCAGTTGGGGCGAGAAAGAAGGTTCGGTGACCAACTCCGAGCGGCGTATTTCCCACGTCCGCCGGGCAATTAACGCACCAGGTGAAGCACGAGCGGACTGGGCGATTACCGTGGATTTCGCACAGCGCCTGGAGAAACGTCTGCGGCCGGGCCAGCCCAGCCTGTTCGCCTTTGATAACCCGGCCCAACTGTTCGATGAATACAAACAGCTGACCCGTGGCCGCGACCTGGACTTGTCCGGCATCAGCCATGCGCTGATCGATCAGCTCGGTCCTCAGCAATGGCCCTTCCCGGAGGGCGCTACGGTTGGAACGGCGCGCCTGTACGTAGACGGCATTTTCCCTACCGACAGCGGCCGTGCCCGCTTTTTGGCCGAACCGTATCGCCCCGCCAAAGAGCTGCGTGACGCGCGCTACCCGTTGACCTTGAACACCGGTCGCTTGCGCGACCAATGGCACGGCATGAGCCGTACCGGTACCGCCGCACAGTTGTTTGGTCATGTGAACGAAGCGGTACTGAGCCTGCATCCCGACGAATTGCTTCGCCACCGCCTGCAAGCGGGCGACCTGGTCAGCCTCAAAAGCCGTCGTGGCGCGGTGATCGTGGCCGTGGACAGTGACGAAAGCATTCGCCCCGGCCAGGCATTCCTGCCTATGCACTGGGGCGACCGGTTCCTCAAGGGCGGGGTCAATACCCTGACTCAACCGGCCTTCGACCCCCTGTCGAAACAACCGGAACTCAAGCACAGCGGCGTACGCCTGGAACCGGTGAACCTGCCCTGGCAGCTGTTTGCCTTGATCGAGGGCGATGTTCAACAACATCTGGAGGCCTTGCGACCGCTGTGTGAGGCATTTTCCTACGTCAGCCTGAGTCTGACCGGCCGTGAGCGCCCGGCGTTGCTGATTCGCGCTGCCGGCGCCATCGCGCCCGAGGCGCAACTGCTTCAGGCGATCGACGAGCAATTGGGGCTGATCGACGGGCCGGTGCTGGCTTATGACGATCCGCGTCGCGCCATCGGCAAACGGGTGCGGATCGAAAACGGTCGTATCACCGCCATTCGCCTGGCTGGCGAAACACTGGCCCGGCATTGGTTGCAAAACCTATGGCTGGAAGGTCGTGCCGATGAGCAATTGCGCCGTTGGTTGCTGGCGCCTTTGAGCGCGCCGCCGGGCAACGTTGGCGCTGCGCTTGGCGGCAGCAAAACGCTGTGCAACTGCATGAACGTCAGCCAGCGCGCGATCTGCGCGGGCATTGAACGTGGCTTGGACTTGCAGGGACTGAAACAGGAATTGGGCTGTGGCACGCAGTGCGGCTCCTGCGTACCGGAAATCAAGCGCTTGCTGGTTGCCACCGCGCAACCACTGGCGGCTATCTCGTGA
- the nirD gene encoding nitrite reductase small subunit NirD, whose amino-acid sequence MNWLDICALEEINILGSRIINGPKGDIAIFRTSDDEVFALDDRCPHKGGPLSQGLVYGKRVACPLHNWQIDLESGQAQAPDVGCAHHHSARVENGRVMLALRDAS is encoded by the coding sequence ATGAACTGGCTGGATATCTGCGCCCTGGAAGAGATCAATATCCTCGGTTCGCGCATCATCAATGGCCCCAAAGGCGATATCGCGATTTTCCGCACCAGCGACGATGAAGTGTTCGCCCTCGATGACCGTTGCCCGCATAAGGGCGGTCCTTTGTCCCAAGGGTTGGTCTACGGCAAGCGTGTGGCCTGCCCGCTGCACAACTGGCAGATCGACCTGGAAAGCGGCCAGGCCCAGGCCCCGGATGTCGGCTGCGCCCACCATCACTCGGCACGGGTCGAGAACGGCCGGGTGATGCTGGCGTTGCGGGACGCAAGCTGA
- the nirB gene encoding nitrite reductase large subunit NirB, whose product MKKLKLVMIGNGMAGVRTLEELLKLSNELYDITVFGAEPHTNYNRILLSPVLAGEQTFEEIVLNDLSWYLDNNIKLLLNRKVVEIDRVKRRVIAEDGSEAEYDRLLIATGSTPFILPIPGNTLEGVIGYRDIADTQAMINTAKTHKHAVVIGGGLLGLEAANGLKLRGMDVTVVHLGEWLLERQLDKTSGQLLQTALENRGLKFRLCEQTQALYDAGNGRVGSVQFKNGDIIPADLVVMAAGIRPNTELAEKSGIPCNRGILVNDTLQTYDPRIYAIGECASHRGTAYGLVAPLFEQAKVCANHLAQLGFATYKGSVTSTKLKVTGIDLFSAGDFMGGEGTETITLSDPIGGVYKKLVIKDDVLVGACLYGDTADGGWYFRQIRENHTISEIRDHLMFGENALGDVGHQGQDKAMSMADTAEVCGCNGVCKGTIVKAIQEHGLFSVDDVKKHTKAASSCGSCAGLVEQILINTVGGAADVKPKSEKAICGCSDLNHGQIRQAIRDQHLLTIAGTMSYLNWRTPNGCATCRPALNYYLISTWPGEAQDDPQSRLINERAHANIQKDGTYSVVPRMWGGVTNPSELRRIADVADKYNVPMVKVTGGQRIDLLGIKKQDLPGVWKDLDMPSGHAYGKSIRTVKTCVGSEFCRFGTQNSTQLGIELEHDLFNMWSPHKVKLAVSGCPRNCSEAGIKDVGIIGVDSGWEMYIGGNGGIKTEVAEFFVKLKTAEEVREYNGAFLQLYREEAFYLERTVHYMQRVGMEHIKKAVLEDPARRQALHERLKFSLSLEQDPWKQRLEQPQLKKEFEVIPVKNLEVPA is encoded by the coding sequence ATGAAAAAACTCAAACTGGTAATGATCGGCAACGGCATGGCCGGGGTTCGAACCCTCGAAGAACTGCTCAAACTGAGTAACGAGCTGTACGACATCACGGTGTTCGGTGCCGAGCCCCACACCAACTACAACCGCATCCTGCTCTCGCCGGTGCTTGCCGGTGAGCAGACGTTCGAAGAGATCGTGCTCAACGACCTGAGCTGGTACCTGGACAACAACATCAAGCTGCTGCTCAACCGCAAAGTGGTGGAGATCGACCGGGTCAAGCGCCGGGTCATCGCCGAAGACGGCAGCGAGGCCGAATACGACCGCCTGCTGATCGCCACCGGCTCCACACCCTTTATCCTACCGATCCCCGGCAACACCCTGGAAGGCGTGATCGGCTACCGCGACATCGCCGACACCCAGGCCATGATCAACACCGCCAAGACCCACAAGCATGCGGTGGTGATCGGCGGCGGCCTGCTCGGCCTGGAAGCCGCCAATGGCCTGAAGTTGCGGGGCATGGACGTGACCGTGGTGCACCTGGGCGAATGGTTGCTGGAACGGCAACTGGACAAGACCAGCGGCCAACTGCTGCAAACCGCCCTGGAAAACCGTGGCCTGAAATTCCGCCTCTGCGAGCAGACCCAGGCCCTGTACGACGCCGGCAACGGCCGGGTCGGCTCGGTCCAGTTCAAGAACGGTGACATCATCCCCGCCGACCTGGTGGTGATGGCCGCCGGCATTCGCCCCAACACCGAACTGGCGGAGAAATCCGGCATCCCTTGCAACCGCGGGATCCTGGTCAATGACACCCTGCAAACCTACGACCCGCGCATCTATGCCATCGGTGAATGCGCCAGCCACCGCGGCACCGCCTATGGCCTGGTGGCCCCGCTGTTCGAACAGGCCAAGGTCTGCGCCAACCACCTCGCACAACTGGGCTTCGCCACTTACAAGGGCTCGGTCACCTCGACCAAGCTCAAAGTCACCGGCATCGACCTGTTCTCCGCCGGGGACTTCATGGGCGGCGAAGGCACCGAGACCATCACCCTTTCCGACCCGATCGGCGGCGTCTACAAAAAACTGGTGATCAAGGACGACGTGCTGGTCGGTGCCTGCCTGTACGGCGATACGGCAGACGGTGGCTGGTATTTCCGCCAGATCCGTGAGAACCACACCATCAGCGAGATCCGCGACCACCTGATGTTCGGTGAAAACGCCTTGGGCGACGTAGGACACCAGGGCCAGGACAAAGCCATGAGCATGGCCGACACCGCCGAAGTCTGCGGCTGCAACGGCGTGTGCAAAGGCACCATCGTCAAGGCGATCCAGGAGCACGGGCTGTTCAGCGTCGACGACGTGAAAAAACACACCAAGGCAGCCAGCTCCTGTGGTTCCTGCGCCGGATTGGTCGAACAGATCCTGATCAACACCGTGGGCGGTGCGGCGGACGTCAAGCCGAAAAGCGAAAAAGCCATCTGCGGTTGCAGCGACCTCAACCACGGCCAGATCCGCCAGGCGATCCGCGACCAGCACCTGCTGACCATCGCCGGAACCATGAGCTACCTGAACTGGCGCACCCCGAACGGCTGCGCCACCTGCCGCCCGGCGTTGAACTACTACCTGATTTCCACCTGGCCGGGCGAAGCCCAGGACGACCCACAATCGCGCCTGATCAACGAACGCGCCCACGCCAACATCCAGAAAGACGGCACCTACTCGGTCGTCCCACGGATGTGGGGTGGCGTGACCAATCCGTCAGAACTGCGGCGCATCGCCGACGTGGCCGACAAATACAACGTGCCCATGGTCAAGGTCACTGGCGGACAGCGCATCGATTTGCTCGGAATCAAAAAGCAGGACCTGCCGGGCGTCTGGAAAGACCTCGACATGCCGTCCGGCCACGCCTACGGCAAGTCCATCCGCACCGTGAAGACCTGCGTGGGCAGCGAGTTCTGCCGCTTCGGCACGCAGAACTCCACCCAACTGGGCATCGAGCTGGAACATGACCTGTTCAACATGTGGTCGCCGCACAAGGTGAAGCTGGCCGTCTCCGGTTGCCCGCGCAACTGCTCGGAGGCGGGCATCAAGGACGTCGGCATTATCGGCGTCGATTCCGGCTGGGAGATGTACATCGGCGGCAACGGCGGGATCAAGACCGAGGTGGCCGAGTTCTTCGTCAAACTCAAGACCGCCGAAGAAGTGCGTGAATACAACGGCGCCTTCCTGCAGTTGTACCGCGAAGAAGCCTTCTACCTTGAGCGCACCGTGCATTACATGCAGCGGGTCGGCATGGAGCACATCAAGAAAGCCGTGCTCGAAGACCCGGCGCGGCGCCAGGCCCTCCACGAGCGCCTGAAGTTTTCCCTGTCACTGGAACAAGACCCGTGGAAACAGCGTCTGGAACAGCCCCAGCTGAAAAAAGAGTTTGAAGTCATCCCCGTGAAAAACCTGGAGGTGCCGGCATGA
- a CDS encoding bifunctional protein-serine/threonine kinase/phosphatase: protein MSLQLSFAEASAIGPREENQDALRLVTPAPALAASKGYLFAIADGVSQCADGGLAARSTLQALALDYYSTPQTWGVAQALDRLLLAQNRWLQANGGGQPLLTTVSALVLRGRRFTLAHVGDCRVYRWHADHLQRVSEDHVWEQQGMQHVLKRALGLDQHLILDFLDGELRTDETFVLLSDGVWAVLGDTAIAGILRDQPNLDLAAQTLVNAAHLAGSQDNASALLVRVDALGEASIGDALIQLQQWPLPPALKPGQVFEGWQIESLLGQSQQSLLYRVHDGQGQPWLLKTLPGQLRDDTRAGQALLSEEWFLKRVAGRQFPEVHGVPQRQHLYYVMREYSGMTLAELFNQGGPLPLAQWLDLAQRLVRAVGLLHRRQIYHRDIKPENLHLGDDGELRLLDFGLAYCPGLSEDQANMLPGTPSYIAPEAFGGAAPTAQQDLYALGVTLYFLLTGHYPYGEIEAFQRPRFGVPVNASRYRPDLAEWLGQSLERAVAADPQQRFETAEEWLLLLEQGERRSLGVRPRPLLEREPLKVWRTLALVSLVVNIVLLFLVFHG from the coding sequence ATGAGCCTGCAACTGAGTTTCGCCGAAGCCAGTGCCATTGGCCCGCGGGAAGAAAACCAGGACGCCCTGCGCCTGGTCACCCCGGCCCCGGCCCTGGCTGCCAGCAAGGGTTACCTGTTCGCCATCGCTGACGGCGTGAGCCAATGCGCCGATGGCGGGCTGGCCGCCCGTTCGACCTTGCAGGCGCTGGCCCTGGACTATTACTCCACGCCGCAAACCTGGGGCGTGGCCCAGGCGCTGGACCGGCTGTTACTCGCACAAAATCGCTGGCTGCAGGCCAACGGTGGCGGGCAACCCCTGCTCACCACCGTCAGTGCCCTGGTGCTGCGAGGCCGGCGCTTCACCCTCGCGCATGTCGGCGATTGCCGGGTCTACCGCTGGCACGCCGATCATCTGCAGCGGGTCAGCGAAGATCACGTCTGGGAGCAACAGGGCATGCAACATGTGCTCAAGCGTGCCCTGGGGCTGGATCAACATCTGATCCTCGACTTTCTCGACGGTGAACTGCGCACCGACGAAACCTTCGTGCTGCTCAGCGACGGCGTCTGGGCGGTCCTCGGGGACACGGCCATCGCCGGCATCCTTCGCGACCAACCGAACCTGGACCTCGCGGCGCAGACACTGGTCAACGCCGCGCACCTGGCCGGTAGCCAGGACAACGCCAGCGCTCTGCTGGTACGTGTCGATGCGCTGGGCGAGGCAAGCATCGGCGATGCGCTGATCCAATTGCAGCAATGGCCCCTTCCCCCGGCACTGAAACCGGGTCAGGTGTTCGAGGGCTGGCAGATCGAAAGTCTGCTCGGCCAGAGCCAGCAATCGTTGCTCTACCGGGTACACGATGGGCAGGGCCAGCCATGGCTGCTGAAAACCTTGCCCGGGCAGCTACGGGACGACACCCGGGCCGGACAGGCATTGCTGTCGGAAGAGTGGTTTCTCAAACGGGTCGCAGGGCGGCAGTTTCCCGAGGTCCATGGCGTTCCCCAGCGTCAGCATTTGTACTACGTGATGCGCGAATATTCGGGCATGACCCTGGCCGAGCTGTTCAACCAGGGCGGGCCGCTCCCTCTGGCCCAATGGCTGGACCTGGCGCAGCGGCTGGTGCGGGCGGTGGGCCTGTTGCATCGAAGGCAGATCTACCACCGCGACATCAAGCCGGAAAACCTGCACCTGGGAGACGATGGGGAATTGCGCTTGCTGGACTTCGGGCTGGCGTACTGCCCGGGCTTGTCCGAAGATCAGGCTAACATGCTGCCCGGCACGCCTAGCTATATCGCACCGGAAGCCTTTGGTGGCGCTGCGCCGACCGCGCAACAGGATTTGTATGCCCTCGGCGTGACCTTGTATTTCCTGCTGACCGGGCATTATCCCTACGGCGAAATCGAGGCGTTCCAGCGCCCGCGCTTTGGCGTGCCGGTCAATGCCAGTCGCTATCGGCCAGACCTGGCCGAATGGCTCGGACAAAGCCTGGAACGCGCCGTCGCGGCCGATCCGCAGCAGCGTTTTGAAACCGCCGAGGAATGGCTGTTGCTGCTGGAACAGGGCGAACGCCGCAGCTTGGGCGTAAGGCCCCGGCCGCTGCTGGAAAGAGAACCACTGAAGGTCTGGCGGACGTTGGCGCTGGTGTCTTTGGTGGTGAATATTGTGCTGCTGTTTTTGGTATTTCATGGCTGA
- a CDS encoding nitrate/nitrite transporter — translation MNSSFWKSGHTPTLFAAFLYFDLSFMVWYLLGPLAVQISADLHLTTQQRGLMVATPILAGAVLRLFMGLLADRISPKTAGMVGQVIVIGALFCAWKLGIHSYEQALLLGLFLGVAGASFAVALPLASQWYPPQHQGKAMGIAGAGNSGTVLAALIAPVMAVAFGWSNVFGFALIPLVLTLVLFAWLAKNAPERPKAKSMADYLKALGDRDSWWFMFFYSVTFGGFIGLASALPGYFNDQYGLSPVTAGYYTAACVFGGSLMRPLGGALADRFGGIRTLLGMYTVAAVCIAAVGFNLPSSYAALALFVCTMLGLGAGNGAVFQLVPQRFRREIGVMTGLIGMAGGIGGFALAAGMGAIKQSTGSYQLALWLFASLGVLAWFGLYGVKRRWRTTWGSAAVTAARV, via the coding sequence ATGAATTCAAGCTTCTGGAAATCCGGCCACACCCCGACACTGTTCGCGGCCTTCCTCTACTTCGACCTGAGTTTCATGGTCTGGTACCTGCTCGGTCCACTGGCGGTGCAGATCTCTGCCGACCTGCACCTGACCACCCAGCAACGCGGCCTGATGGTGGCGACGCCAATCCTGGCCGGTGCGGTACTGCGTTTGTTCATGGGCCTGCTGGCTGATCGCATCTCACCGAAAACCGCCGGCATGGTGGGCCAGGTGATTGTGATCGGCGCGCTGTTCTGCGCCTGGAAACTGGGCATCCACAGCTATGAACAGGCGCTGCTGCTGGGCCTGTTCCTGGGTGTGGCCGGTGCTTCGTTTGCCGTGGCCTTGCCGCTGGCGTCCCAGTGGTATCCGCCACAGCACCAGGGCAAGGCCATGGGTATTGCCGGCGCTGGCAACTCGGGCACCGTACTGGCGGCGTTGATCGCCCCGGTGATGGCAGTGGCATTCGGCTGGAGCAACGTCTTCGGCTTCGCGCTGATCCCGCTGGTGCTGACCCTGGTGCTCTTTGCCTGGCTGGCCAAGAACGCTCCCGAGCGGCCGAAAGCCAAATCCATGGCCGACTACCTCAAGGCCCTCGGCGACCGTGACAGCTGGTGGTTCATGTTCTTCTACAGCGTGACCTTCGGTGGTTTCATCGGCCTGGCCAGCGCCCTGCCCGGCTACTTCAACGACCAATACGGCCTGAGTCCGGTCACCGCCGGCTACTACACCGCCGCCTGCGTCTTCGGTGGCAGCCTGATGCGTCCGTTGGGTGGCGCCCTGGCGGATCGTTTCGGTGGCATCCGCACCTTGCTCGGCATGTACACCGTTGCGGCGGTCTGCATCGCGGCGGTGGGCTTCAACCTGCCGAGTTCCTACGCGGCCCTGGCCCTGTTCGTCTGCACCATGCTCGGTTTGGGTGCGGGCAACGGCGCGGTATTCCAGCTGGTGCCACAACGCTTCCGTCGCGAAATCGGCGTGATGACCGGACTGATCGGCATGGCCGGTGGCATCGGTGGTTTCGCCCTGGCGGCGGGCATGGGTGCGATCAAACAGAGCACCGGCAGCTATCAACTGGCACTGTGGTTGTTCGCCAGCCTCGGTGTCCTGGCCTGGTTCGGCCTGTACGGCGTGAAACGTCGCTGGAGAACCACTTGGGGTTCGGCCGCCGTCACCGCAGCTCGGGTATGA
- a CDS encoding ANTAR domain-containing response regulator, giving the protein MLRILLINDTAKKVGRLKAALIEAGFEVIDESGLTIDLPARVETVRPDVILIDTESPGRDVMEQVVLVSRDQPRPIVMFTDEHDPDVMRQAIKSGVSAYIVEGIHAARLQPILDVAMARFESDQALRAQLLARDQQLAERKRIELAKGMLMKMKECNEEQAYTLMRRQAMSRQQKLIQVAEQIIAMNELLG; this is encoded by the coding sequence ATGCTGCGTATCCTGCTGATCAACGACACGGCGAAAAAAGTCGGCCGCCTCAAAGCCGCCCTGATTGAAGCCGGATTCGAAGTCATCGACGAGTCCGGTTTGACCATTGACCTGCCGGCGCGCGTCGAAACGGTGCGTCCGGACGTGATCCTGATCGATACCGAGTCACCCGGACGCGATGTGATGGAACAAGTGGTGCTGGTCAGCCGCGACCAACCACGACCGATCGTCATGTTTACCGACGAGCACGACCCGGATGTGATGCGCCAGGCGATCAAGTCGGGGGTGAGCGCCTACATCGTCGAAGGCATCCACGCCGCGCGCCTGCAACCGATCCTCGACGTGGCCATGGCCCGCTTCGAAAGCGACCAGGCCCTGCGCGCCCAGCTCCTGGCGCGGGACCAGCAACTGGCCGAACGCAAGCGCATCGAACTGGCCAAGGGCATGCTGATGAAGATGAAAGAATGCAACGAAGAACAGGCCTACACCCTGATGCGCCGCCAGGCCATGAGCCGCCAGCAGAAGCTGATCCAGGTGGCGGAGCAGATCATTGCCATGAATGAGTTGCTGGGCTGA